Proteins found in one Arthrobacter pascens genomic segment:
- a CDS encoding DUF6807 domain-containing protein: protein MNNSTALSWRDDNRSVTISLGDLEIATYTYDATDEQRESPRPFFHPLRTTAGEIVSIYRPWDHVWHKGIAWSLPHFGDDNFWGGPSYRRGQDYKWLPNNGSMRHERVVDAGLDGGTFRFTHALSWWTEDGKKVVDEIRGIRIIPGQDGNSWTLVFETDMTNVSGRDIQIGSPTTEGRENAGYGGLFWRGPREFAGGRIAGPGGATGEALRGTRGPWLAFVGQHDDSCRFSTVLIADDAANAQHPPEWFARSEPFACFGPAPFFSEEVTFADGATMVNRYAVVIADGDSNQDRLVNLAADAADVLRHQPVKATA, encoded by the coding sequence ATGAACAATTCAACAGCCCTCAGCTGGCGCGATGACAACAGGTCCGTGACCATCTCGCTCGGGGATCTGGAGATCGCCACGTACACCTACGACGCCACGGACGAGCAGCGCGAGTCACCGCGGCCGTTCTTCCACCCGCTGCGGACCACCGCCGGGGAAATCGTCAGCATCTACCGCCCTTGGGACCATGTGTGGCACAAAGGCATCGCCTGGTCGCTGCCGCATTTCGGCGACGACAACTTCTGGGGCGGTCCCAGCTACCGCCGCGGGCAGGACTACAAATGGCTTCCCAATAACGGAAGCATGCGCCACGAGCGCGTCGTCGACGCCGGGCTCGACGGCGGCACGTTCCGTTTCACGCATGCGCTGAGCTGGTGGACCGAGGACGGCAAGAAGGTTGTTGACGAAATCCGCGGCATCCGGATCATCCCTGGCCAGGATGGAAACTCCTGGACGCTGGTCTTCGAAACGGACATGACCAACGTTTCCGGCCGGGACATCCAGATCGGCTCCCCCACCACCGAGGGCCGCGAGAACGCCGGTTACGGCGGCCTGTTCTGGCGCGGGCCCCGGGAATTCGCCGGCGGCCGGATCGCCGGCCCGGGCGGAGCAACGGGCGAGGCACTCCGCGGAACACGCGGACCGTGGCTCGCCTTCGTTGGCCAGCATGATGATAGCTGCCGCTTCTCCACCGTCCTGATCGCCGATGATGCCGCCAATGCCCAGCACCCGCCCGAGTGGTTTGCCCGGTCCGAGCCCTTCGCCTGCTTCGGCCCCGCACCATTCTTCAGCGAGGAAGTCACGTTTGCCGATGGAGCAACGATGGTGAACCGGTACGCCGTGGTGATCGCCGACGGCGACTCCAACCAGGACCGTCTGGTCAACCTGGCGGCTGACGCTGCCGACGTGCTGCGTCACCAGCCAGTGAAGGCGACGGCATGA